A window of Corallococcus macrosporus DSM 14697 contains these coding sequences:
- a CDS encoding response regulator produces the protein MDTALPQPSMYAGPEAPVKAGSRRRASRGRPRVLLVDSAPGAHVALAAALAEAGFEVLLVAGAQAALESLAGDGAAPQLIITEVELQDGDGFSLCGQVRADARTAHLPVLLLARREEDFHRDLAGGVGADDYLAHPVDARDVVALALLKAGRRSGDAAFETRTERLSLPDVARALLAGVRSGRVVMAEGQGWFAFRHGLVVDAVFNGERGSLAFRRMLCFGSGGYSVVLGPELHKGSFTMDRPYLCETVLHGLARFDALRARGLPLASRLTVDFSRLAEVLASLPEDVGEVVRLFDGRRTLRAMLLECQFPEAVAYEASTRLFALGVLVPACLVEERERARCGATVPGFFEPTLSVDAVPVDAGGAGANAPFTLVGGAQPPVILDFPKKGPGASSAVEGLTGAVRSDDAGV, from the coding sequence ATGGATACCGCGCTCCCACAACCTTCCATGTATGCCGGACCGGAAGCCCCGGTGAAGGCGGGCTCGCGTCGTCGTGCGTCACGGGGGCGGCCTCGGGTGTTGCTGGTGGACTCGGCGCCTGGCGCGCACGTGGCGCTGGCCGCGGCGCTGGCGGAGGCGGGCTTCGAGGTGCTGCTGGTGGCGGGCGCGCAGGCGGCGCTGGAGTCGCTGGCGGGTGACGGCGCGGCGCCGCAGCTCATCATCACCGAGGTGGAGCTGCAGGACGGAGACGGCTTCAGCCTCTGCGGCCAGGTTCGCGCGGACGCGCGCACGGCGCACCTGCCGGTGCTGCTGCTGGCGCGGCGTGAAGAGGACTTCCACCGGGACCTGGCGGGCGGCGTGGGCGCGGATGACTACCTGGCCCACCCGGTGGACGCGCGGGACGTGGTGGCGCTGGCGCTGCTCAAGGCGGGTCGTCGCAGCGGTGACGCGGCCTTCGAAACGCGTACCGAGCGGCTGTCGCTGCCGGACGTGGCGCGCGCGCTGCTGGCCGGTGTCCGCTCCGGCCGCGTGGTGATGGCGGAGGGGCAGGGGTGGTTCGCGTTCCGTCACGGCCTGGTGGTGGACGCCGTCTTCAATGGCGAGCGCGGCAGCCTGGCCTTCCGGCGGATGCTCTGCTTCGGCAGCGGTGGGTACTCGGTGGTGCTGGGGCCCGAGCTGCACAAGGGCTCGTTCACCATGGACCGCCCGTACCTGTGTGAGACGGTGCTCCACGGGCTGGCGCGCTTCGACGCGCTGCGTGCCCGGGGCCTGCCGCTCGCGTCCCGGCTGACGGTGGACTTCTCCCGGCTGGCGGAGGTGCTGGCGTCGCTGCCCGAGGACGTGGGCGAGGTGGTGCGCCTGTTCGACGGCCGCCGGACGCTGCGCGCCATGTTGCTGGAGTGCCAGTTCCCGGAGGCCGTGGCCTACGAGGCGTCCACGCGCCTGTTCGCGCTGGGCGTCCTGGTGCCCGCGTGCCTGGTGGAAGAGCGGGAGCGGGCGCGCTGCGGCGCCACGGTGCCCGGCTTCTTCGAGCCCACGCTGTCCGTGGACGCCGTCCCCGTGGACGCGGGCGGGGCGGGGGCCAACGCGCCCTTCACCCTGGTCGGAGGCGCGCAGCCTCCCGTCATCCTCGACTTCCCCAAGAAGGGCCCCGGCGCGTCGAGCGCCGTGGAGGGCCTGACGGGGGCTGTCCGGTCCGACGACGCGGGCGTTTGA